In Calonectris borealis chromosome 29, bCalBor7.hap1.2, whole genome shotgun sequence, one genomic interval encodes:
- the LOC142094282 gene encoding uncharacterized protein LOC142094282 — MAQLQENINGIVAAFYMCARSDGNCSPLSREELRQLIEQEFADAMENPQDPKTIKKVLCFLDDDSNCRVDFSELLSLVFRVAKACYKPLQQHQAPEDGQEPTAQEKAGGERPQGPRTAGRVSSNQQVPGQGVKNQVQDTKTQDPDNDQTQESETPEQDRDTRQTQEGKTPDQDADDHQTQEGETKEQDRDTHQTQEGETKEQDQDTRQTQEGETKEQDRDTHQDDGTKAPEGDPESGEILDTATPQQDRNTHKAEEAETPEQDPKTHQAKETAAPGQGSNHHQSPETESAEQDLNCPSETRGRDPNNKTWVCEAPQQDPNSSKTQKLLPPQRGASPCRDPKPWGTCHDPAFHQFPESQVLEQEQSGAEAPSYPAQQPQDAHHQRQPTIEQQLLQSLYQWPLQQ; from the exons ATGGCCCAGCTCCAGGAAAACATCAATGGCATCGTTGCTGCTTTCTACATGTGCGCCAGAAGCGACGGCAACTGCAGCCCCCTGAGCAGGGAGGAGCTGAGGCAGCTCATCGAGCAGGAGTTTGCGGACGCAATGGAG aacccccaggaccccaaaacCATCAAGAAGGTGCTGTGCTTCCTGGATGATGACAGCAACTGCAGGGTTGACTTCAGCGAGTTGCTCAGCCTGGTTTTCCGCGTGGCCAAGGCTTGTTACAAGCCGCTCCAGCAGCACCAAGCACCAGAAGATGGACAAGAGCCAACAGCACAAGAGAAGGCAGGCGGGGAGCGGCCGCAGGGGCCGCGCACAGCGGGGAGGGTCTCCAGTAACCAGCAGGTCCCCGGGCAGGGTGTGAAAAATCAGGTCCAGGACACTAAGACACAGGACCCAGACAATGATCAAACCCAGGAGAGTGAGACACCAGAGCAGGACCGGGACACCCGTCAAACCCAGGAGGGTAAGACGCCAGACCAGGACGCAGACGACCATCAAACCCAGGAGGGTGAGACGAAGGAGCAGGACCGGGACACCCATCAAACCCAGGAGGGTGAGACAAAGGAGCAGGACCAGGACACCCGTCAAACCCAGGAGGGTGAGACAAAGGAGCAGGACCGGGACACCCATCAGGATGATGGGACTAAAGCACCAGAAGGGGATCCAGAGAGCGGTGAGATTCTGGACACTGCAACCCCACAGCAGGACAGAAATACCCATAAGGCTGAAGAAGCTGAGACACCAGAACAGGACCCAAAAACCCACCAGGCCAAAGAAACTGCGGCACCAGGACAGGGTTCAAACCACCATCAGAGCCCAGAGACGGAGTCAGCAGAGCAGGACTTGAATTGTCCCTCTGAGACACGAGGAAGAGACCCAAACAACAAGACTTGGGTCTGTGAGGCCCCTCAGCAGGACCCCAACTCCAGCAAGACCCAGAAGCTGCTGCCCCCACAGCGGGGTGCAAGCCCCTGTCGGGATCCCAAGCCTTGGGGAACGTGCCACGACCCGGCTTTCCATCAGTTCCCTGAAtcccaggtgctggagcaggagcagagtgGGGCAGAGGCTCCGTCTTATCCAGCACAACAGCCCCAAGATGCTCATCACCAAAGACAACCCACTATAGAGCAACAGCTCCTGCAGTCTCTGTATCAGTGGCCACTACAGCAGTAA